A window from uncultured Desulfobacter sp. encodes these proteins:
- a CDS encoding AAA family ATPase → MSRSKLFIKRFAIYSNSRFVYDQEFHTGVNIIRGVNGTGKSTITDLLSYALGAVIVGAFPFSRSTGYFL, encoded by the coding sequence ATGAGTCGATCAAAATTATTTATTAAGCGATTTGCCATTTATAGCAATTCTCGGTTTGTCTACGACCAAGAATTCCACACTGGCGTAAATATTATTCGTGGTGTTAATGGTACTGGTAAATCGACAATCACAGATCTTTTATCCTATGCATTAGGTGCAGTAATCGTGGGCGCATTCCCATTTTCCCGGTCGACTGGATATTTTTTATAA
- a CDS encoding ABC-three component system middle component 5 has translation MLIYHPAQDANHCVFRTLLIMEHTIHEDIALELYRLIDFYILFPHLLKYISPLPNELRSYKRHIANIPEPFESIRNANRIMHELESIQTVSIHNLLAKQVIDIASFKNKRLKRTTTPLPSDLNTAIQSSDIAKNEWFRMVVNKFPLVNFGGRKGLKKRTGLMEFRYDMETS, from the coding sequence ATGTTAATTTACCATCCAGCTCAAGACGCTAATCACTGTGTTTTTAGAACATTGCTAATCATGGAACATACTATCCATGAAGATATTGCGCTTGAACTATACCGATTAATAGATTTTTACATTCTGTTCCCTCATTTGCTAAAGTATATTAGTCCACTACCTAATGAACTTCGTAGTTACAAGCGCCATATAGCAAACATACCTGAACCATTTGAATCTATACGCAATGCAAATAGAATAATGCATGAACTGGAATCTATTCAAACTGTGTCTATTCACAACCTTTTAGCTAAACAGGTTATTGATATTGCCAGTTTTAAAAATAAAAGGCTTAAACGAACTACAACCCCGCTCCCTTCTGATCTGAATACAGCGATTCAATCCTCGGATATAGCCAAAAATGAATGGTTTCGCATGGTCGTTAACAAATTCCCTCTGGTTAATTTCGGAGGCAGAAAGGGCCTCAAGAAAAGGACCGGCTTGATGGAATTTAGATATGACATGGAGACATCATGA
- a CDS encoding ABC-three component system protein — MDYGVQYNGASQHIGDNNFAPLTNLETAIEQIKKTWHGQDKIIDILEDLTDYITKHPSRKTIGLEKKLEYGERLDLFNRARFLKNKFSRRVAKTQMSITEQYVYVQILSAITTVWYQRIYPLIVSGSNNQEIDQIIHEELIKPVHSAIVRFDCTITTELVSGMLYFLTGKCHLVWREEC; from the coding sequence ATGGATTACGGAGTGCAATATAATGGCGCTTCTCAGCACATTGGAGATAATAATTTTGCGCCTCTGACTAACTTAGAGACAGCAATTGAGCAAATAAAAAAAACTTGGCATGGCCAGGATAAAATTATTGATATCTTGGAGGACTTAACTGATTATATAACAAAACATCCTTCGAGAAAGACAATTGGTTTAGAAAAGAAATTGGAGTATGGCGAACGGCTCGATTTGTTTAATAGAGCACGTTTTCTCAAAAATAAGTTTTCTCGGCGGGTTGCAAAAACCCAAATGTCTATTACTGAGCAATATGTATACGTTCAAATTCTTTCTGCTATTACCACTGTCTGGTATCAAAGAATCTATCCATTAATAGTTTCCGGTTCAAATAATCAGGAAATTGATCAAATCATACACGAAGAACTGATAAAGCCAGTCCATAGCGCTATTGTCAGATTCGATTGTACAATTACAACAGAGCTTGTGAGCGGCATGCTTTATTTTCTAACTGGAAAATGCCATCTTGTTTGGAGAGAAGAATGTTAA